In one window of Comamonas testosteroni DNA:
- a CDS encoding LysR family transcriptional regulator: MTINNTTEIGWELYRSYLGVLEEGSLSGAARAMGIAQPTVGRHVDALETALGVTLFTRSQTGLLPTEAALALQPFAQTMYRAAAALKRAAESQGSGIQGTVRVTASEVIGQEVLPPILAKLQDTHPGLTVELVLTNRVQDLLQREADIAVRMTQPRQEQLIARRVGVMPLGFHAHKRYLDKHGTPSSLADLAQHALIGFDEETPFVRVARKAFPIWNRENFAVRTDNDMAQMALIRAGCGIGVCQVNLAARDLNLVNILPGSIRLSLETWLTMHEDLRNNPSCKVTFDALLKGLQDYVTPSQVDTALARCGCLPMTEELHLADG, encoded by the coding sequence ATGACTATCAACAACACCACCGAGATCGGCTGGGAGCTGTATCGCTCCTATTTGGGCGTGCTGGAAGAGGGCTCGTTGTCCGGTGCGGCGCGCGCCATGGGAATTGCCCAGCCCACAGTGGGGCGGCATGTCGACGCACTGGAAACAGCACTGGGCGTGACGCTGTTTACCCGTTCCCAAACGGGGCTACTCCCTACCGAGGCGGCGTTAGCGTTGCAGCCGTTTGCCCAGACCATGTACAGAGCTGCCGCTGCGCTGAAGCGTGCGGCCGAAAGCCAAGGTTCGGGTATCCAGGGCACAGTGCGAGTTACGGCCAGCGAGGTGATAGGGCAAGAGGTATTGCCACCTATCTTGGCGAAACTGCAGGACACACACCCGGGCCTGACGGTGGAGCTGGTGCTGACCAACCGGGTGCAGGACCTCCTGCAGCGCGAGGCCGACATTGCAGTGCGTATGACACAACCCAGACAGGAGCAACTGATTGCTCGGCGCGTTGGAGTGATGCCACTGGGATTTCATGCGCACAAGCGCTACCTGGACAAGCACGGGACGCCCAGCTCGCTGGCCGATCTGGCGCAGCACGCGCTGATTGGCTTTGATGAAGAGACGCCGTTCGTGCGTGTAGCACGCAAGGCATTCCCGATCTGGAACCGCGAAAACTTTGCTGTGCGTACCGACAACGACATGGCACAGATGGCTCTGATCCGAGCTGGCTGCGGTATTGGCGTGTGCCAAGTGAATCTAGCGGCGCGCGACCTGAATCTGGTGAACATATTGCCTGGAAGCATACGGCTGAGCCTGGAGACCTGGCTCACCATGCACGAAGATCTGCGCAATAACCCGAGCTGCAAGGTGACATTTGATGCGCTGTTGAAGGGACTACAAGACTACGTGACTCCCTCGCAAGTCGACACCGCTCTGGCCAGATGTGGTTGCTTGCCAATGACTGAAGAACTTCACTTAGCAGACGGTTAA
- a CDS encoding NAD(P)H-binding protein — translation MESNTALVLGATGGIGGEVARQLRDAGWTVRALRRSGEQQIERRNGMVWIRGDAMNREDVLAAGEGCSVIVHAVNPPGYRRWGELVMPMLDNTIIAAQANGATIVLPGTVYNYGPSSFPTLHEDSLQQPITRKGAIRVEMERHLQQASSQNCRVLVVRAGDFFGPKPGNSWFSQGMLKPGQPVKSISVPNAPGIGHQWSYLPDVARTMVELLQRRDTLPPFAAFHMAGHWDADGTQLAEAICRVVVKRGGVKPKVRGFLWWLTAVAAPFVPTLRELREMRYLWSTRVEMSNAKLVSTLGHEPHTPLDEAVEATLEGMGCLQATPVRKLSTVNSDG, via the coding sequence ATGGAAAGCAACACGGCCTTGGTACTAGGCGCCACCGGCGGTATCGGTGGCGAAGTGGCTCGGCAACTACGCGATGCTGGCTGGACAGTGCGTGCATTGCGCCGAAGCGGTGAGCAGCAAATTGAGCGGCGCAATGGCATGGTCTGGATACGCGGCGACGCGATGAACCGCGAAGACGTGCTGGCTGCAGGAGAAGGCTGCTCCGTCATTGTGCACGCCGTCAACCCGCCCGGCTACCGTCGTTGGGGTGAGCTGGTAATGCCCATGCTGGACAACACCATCATCGCCGCGCAGGCCAACGGCGCTACCATCGTGCTGCCTGGCACAGTCTACAACTACGGTCCCAGCTCCTTTCCCACGTTACATGAGGATTCGCTGCAGCAGCCCATAACCCGCAAGGGGGCCATCCGAGTGGAGATGGAGCGGCACCTGCAGCAGGCCAGCAGCCAGAACTGCAGAGTGCTCGTGGTGCGGGCGGGGGACTTCTTCGGACCCAAGCCGGGCAATAGCTGGTTCTCACAGGGCATGCTGAAGCCCGGTCAGCCGGTCAAATCCATTAGTGTGCCCAACGCACCCGGCATAGGCCACCAATGGTCTTACCTACCCGACGTAGCCCGCACAATGGTGGAGCTTTTGCAGCGGCGTGACACGTTGCCCCCCTTTGCAGCCTTCCACATGGCCGGTCATTGGGACGCCGACGGTACCCAGTTGGCCGAAGCGATCTGCCGCGTGGTAGTCAAGCGCGGCGGCGTCAAACCCAAAGTGAGAGGCTTCCTCTGGTGGCTTACCGCGGTTGCCGCGCCCTTTGTACCGACCCTGCGTGAGCTACGTGAGATGCGCTATTTGTGGAGCACGCGGGTAGAGATGAGTAACGCCAAGCTGGTCTCGACGCTCGGGCATGAGCCGCATACGCCGCTGGATGAGGCGGTGGAGGCCACCTTGGAAGGTATGGGGTGCTTGCAGGCGACGCCTGTGCGCAAGTTAAGCACCGTAAACAGTGATGGCTAA